The Amphiura filiformis chromosome 8, Afil_fr2py, whole genome shotgun sequence genomic sequence CTGGTTTACAAACTGGGACAAACCTTATAACAGTCAGTGCTTCAGACGATCAAGGAAATATAGCACAGTGCACATTTACATATGAACGAACAGGTAAGGAAAACCGGCGAGACGTGTTTCTAAACATGTAAATAGTTAACTTTTTCAGACTCTTCCATCTGGATTTTGAGGTAAGGCGAATCTGCGCAAATTGGTGTCTGTACCAAAAGAAGTTGAAACTGAGACTGTATCCCTGGTGTTATGTTCGCCAACATGTGAACTATGCTTCCAACATAACACAAAAATTATTTATACACAATTAAAAGATGATATTCAGGGTTCTTTGTATTCCATTCAACCTACAGGATCTGTCGTCTTGACGTCAACAGAGTCAAGTGAGGAGGTGGTATCATCCACACAAGTACCAAGCACATCACAATCACCATCGTATAAAGTCCCATCCGATCCAGGGAATACATTGGCTTCAAATCAAATGAGTACGTTCCTGATTGTATCACCTGAAATAAAAGCTTACATCCTAAACGACTCCCATAAACATCTGAGCTACCATTTCGTTTCAACACTAATTAACATCTAGGCTATGCTTAAACCTATTAGAAGATATTTTAGTGTAAATTATTTATTGCAATCAAAAATTTCACGTAGGCTAGACCAAGATAACTAGCACATTCTTCTCGTTATCCATTGAAAGACGTTTGAGTTATTTGAAGAAGGCCACATAAGCGCTCGTATATTTGGCTAAGGtagtcaggctcacatcacacactataggtggcgctattcgtccatagggaagtggaatgtgcctgtacggtccaaaaatggctttattgtggggctcaatggaaaaaattactaaaaaataattttgacaaccaaaacctaagtgatgttgacttatgttggtactggcataataatggattcataagctatcacatagtgcaatctatgttccaccaagtggatgctcgttaaagcgcaaaagcaatttgtgtgcaaatcaagaccatccaaaacagctttcttacagtaaagaataggaggtcatctggggtcacatacagtagtgtacattgtacatgtgcctgctgtcacaatttcacacacaaaattttggacaatttggtgacactatttttgtctgtaacttcaaaagtatatgcactagaaacatgattgaccccttattgtttaggtaatttgattctctttcaaatgaaagaactttcagctaaaaatattgaacttcaaaattttatgaacgtACCTAGCTAAGGTGAAAAAAGTAAATTTATTCAACATTTTATACTCTGGAAGCTTTACGGAATAAATGCCATGAATGCACCAATTAAAGGTAAGCTCCAGGATATGGGAGCAATTCATGTGGAATACTTCTCAAATATTCTTTTCTCAGCAACCGTAATATCAGAATGCTTTGATTTACTTTCATCAAAGGAACATCTGGGAGCTTTAAAGACACTAATAATTCAGATTTCAGACAATTTATggcaaatgacaaaaaaaaccaaaaaaaaacaaaaccaaaaaaacaaaaaacagcatCCTTCCACGAACAAACAATATTACGATTCAGCAAATTCCTATAACAAATTAAGcagtaatacatgtatgtattttcttttctttcgttTGTCTTTTTGAAGTTATTATTTATAGCGGTGCAGGAGGAGGCGCTCTTCTTCTGATAATAATAGTAATTCTACTGGTCTGCATAGTTAAAaggtaaaattttacataaagagAAAGTAAACTTTAACTATCCTCTGTAAGACCAAACTGGTTGAAAATTTCTACAATTATTGTCATAATACGGCCTATGTTTTCTATTTGGCTGACATTATAACTGATCTTTACTTCATAGAAACTCTGAAAGGAAACGACAGCGTCACCGTGCCCAAGAACAACCAGAATCAATTCCGACATCAACTAGGCCAACTAGTCTCCTGGATCGAACTTCAGAAGATCCTACAGCAGAAAACATGTACCAAGAAACCGCTCTGCATGCATCACCAAACCAAAGCAATCAACGAAATGGCCAGGAACCTGATTTATCATATGCCTACGCGTCTGTGTCCATAAATCCGTCAGAGGACCGTGATCCGTCACCAAGTCATGATCACCAAAGGAATGAAGATGCACCAAGTACGCATGATCCTGAATGGCCACCTAAAGAATCATATGAATACGCTACTGTGACAAAGAACCGGTCAGAAATGCACAATACCTCACCAAATCACAGCGATGAACGAAATCGAAATGAAGAAACGCCATCTACATCTCGTGGACGGGGAGCTGAGATAACATACGACTATGCTTCTGTGCCAATAAACAGGCCCAAACTCGGTGAACCACAATCAAATCAAAGTGAACATATACAAGGCACACGGGGTGGTTCTGGGCATCCACCAGAAGGAACATATTCCTACGCCACTTTGCCAATTCACAGGCCAAATGGCTCCGAACAGAAACCAGTGATTGGTGACAGAGGTGAAGATGAAGGGTGGATGGATAATAGTATCTATGACATAACGGAAGGAAATGATGCCGATAACAAAAATGAAACAGAGGGATGGGAAGAGAATATCGCGTATGTTTCCTCAGACCGATAACTTTCTTATACTTGTTTCGTTGTAGATTTGATACTTTTAAATACTTAAGAAGTATTTCTTGATcctaacattttctttttatgatattttccaGTAGATACCCACgacaaaagcttattcccaaactttcagttgattccgattttgcgcttgcgagttatgcataattatgtgtattacacttctTTCATATGCCACTgtagtaatttcgttctggtacactaGAACAgcgttttgatttcattccttaaGATTTCTCCATCTTAGTGCTGTATTACTTCTACCTTTGCTAGAAAGAGAATGGAAATGTTCGTTAGTTAAACCGTTAAATTTTACAAATTAAGGTGCCAGATAAAAGTAAGGAACATGTAAAAGAAGGATATTATGCCTATATCCGGGAATAGTTTTccaaaaaagaaattataaagccCCACATTGAGAATTATCGTTTCCCAGGAAAACGGCAGAGAGCAGACAGCAACAcgagtaggtttatttcaccttgaaggcatggatagtattgcaaatatggacttactttctCCTAGTTCATCCAATACACCATGCATTAATATGAcgacaactggtatctactggtcaatTTATATTCTCATCTCCACAtctgtttgtttttcaaagtGTAGCTTTAAACCTATCACGTATATTTTGGCCTCCGGAATTTGGCATCGACCATATTATTTGATCAGCCGAAATCCTTATAAGTAACGGCCAGTGTATGTTATTCTAGAGTGAAGTGAATTATATATCCTAAAAGGACAGTGTCGTCGGAAACTtcattgtttgggtattttaaggttagcaactattttaaactgttgcgatttggtagttcacagcatcttacgaatggtagtgagctttggcaaaattgcatttatcatttcatagcgagtgtcaGTGTGTAGaagaaatcaaatatcacagatatacttttgtaggtcctgtggttcttgagttatgttgtaaagagggctgaaacaacaacacttttgtaaaacgtgtataactcattaataacgataaatcaagcaagttttcaatgtatatgatttgtagaatgaactttttgcaaaacatcaaagtgttatttttcaataatatattgatttagacaatgaaaaatcGACtaaacaactaaacataactaaataacgggcgtggttgaggaataaatcaactatcacatacttttttaattttgacaaatgaaatgtaagaattttacgaaactgccTCATTTTCAAAGCTTTCTACGGATtgaaatatcaatcgatgatctgtattcggagtgccaatcactgcgcatcatcagcgcatgaggcgtctattgtcattagagaccttgcgaaatgaagttagaaaccacaaactttaacgtctagaggattatagaggattatgtattcaaaaccactctgccattaaagccgcttgaagttaaagttaacgcgagaatctatagtgtgccgtaaagtatgatgaaaatacgttataattaagaacaatagtttggatatttcctcatagactacataattaccacttacgtatctagttaatagaccaattattggaaatctaatttggtttgggtaaaaaacataccacatgttgctgaaaattactgattgaattagatcaaaatattttttgttccaaacgtcacacttggtatatacttttgtgtgtgctcatgacgtacaccaaatcagcttgcggaaccaagttttagcttcgacttcaacgccaaggggattaagttcccgtaaaatggcctgattttacgggacccagcagtgtactgaacttctgcgaattgcagctactgtgaacatttttttacaacgttgcgtgtcttataattacacctctttaattatttattttattcatttaggcctacattatgtaccccaattcagcagagagctggtctaacatgtgccacgctatacGCTGACACCCTTTAAACACACTCATCAAACATAAGTTATACATTGgggcatataggcctatggatattgtatgtcaaccaaattattcattattaaaagaggaggcctatttgttacaaaaaataagaatgtcagaaaaggaacATCCAGAAATAtgctggttgaaattcaaaattctgtgAGTTTTTAAAGatcaaaatgaggatcattcggggagagAATTaaaattcgatcagaatgcaaagaggagtccttgccctcctaaaagaatggagaggtggtggtggtgctgggggggggggctaggagagcaaacagataaaatgggcttgtgtcctgatggaaatataaaattgacaaagctaacgtttactggaataataattgagcttttattataataatccgggacaataatataggcatatcacaagaatatttaattgaaacatgtttagaagtataatattagcgtatagctcataacataggcttaattcccattgcattggtcatcgcctagagatgtaatccatgtttattcagactaagcgcctattgtattgaagtgttaccaacaaagcacttcagcaaacaaaagaaaGACATTtgttgcagtcgcttttacatacccttcttttgatcacccattgatacacttcccctagtttaaacaacaagacgctgttggtacagaaaccaatctgacgttcgcgttgaagtgaatttgagcaagaaatccaatcgatatttttgaagttgccgttaaagttccagtaaagtTTCATacttcattccgcaaagtctctattgatagatatttgactccgtggaacggactgtaaatgaggtagtttcataaaattcatttatttcaaaaacggagcggtcaattgtcaaaagtatgtgatagctgatatattcctcaaccacgttGATTCTTTAATTATGGTTTGGGTCATGCGTGGAAATATCAaaaaaatcagttcccgacgatacagttctttcagggactcCCTGTATATAAAAATTTTAATGATACAAttagtataatataatataatataatataatataatataatataatataatataatataatataatataatatactatTCAGATACCAAACTTTCCACGCTTTCTTCCACGAACTGGCCTAACATGCGATATCTGATATTCACCCGATGTTTCGCATAAATAATGGAAGTAGTTATCCAAGGGAACCACAACAAACAATTCTTTCATTGtgtatcatataattatttcaatgatTTGTTTCACATTTGTTTTATGTAAAAAGGATAGAAACTTAACAATTTACAATGAACGACATCGAATGGATACTATTAATATAGTTTCTGCGTTTGTTTCCCAGTTCGCTGAAACTTCCGGGTATGATGTTTTGGTACCGAGTAACATGTAATTAGTTTTTTATCATTAACAGATAATTTGTTTACCTGGAACCATCTATTCACTCAATCTCTTTGTTGAAGACTTCCTCAATAACATTAAACTGATCGTGAGAGTCAAAtaaattggtgtcatcagcaaatgaaatcacatcaagtAAATCAGTAATTAAGTGAATATCGTTGACGTATATGATTAAAAGCAGTGGCCCCAGTATTGAGCCCTGTGGCACCCCGCGTGTAACATTTTGCTGTTGTGGTCTATAGTATCGaatgcttttgataaatctaaaaagACACCTACCGTAAAATTGTCATTGTCAACAacttcagtaattttgttaaccaaagtcaatcactgccatatatgtgcTGTAAAACCATACTGACGTTTGTATAAAATGCGATGGTGATTTAAATCTGACATGTATCTGTTAAAGACAAGGCGTTCCAAAATCATTTTCATCTTTCTTATACAGTGGAATTACCTTTGCTACTGCAGTTGTAACATTTTCTAAATACAGCTGTGAATGTTAACATCAAtataattgttattttttaatttggagttttcatataacaaaaccaaaattgtgcTGTGCTGGTGGCAACACTGTGCTGGTGGCAACACAGCTCCATCCCTTGGGGTGTGGTCTTGAGGATGTATGACCCTCTCATCAAGACCACGCCCCCAAgggatggagctgtgttaccaccagcacagaggatgatgggataccaatcactctaAAGAAGTATGTTGCccaagacatacgaaactgtcaggtcattgtcaaaaattttggctttatctacaaacctgatgaatcacTTCACAATATAATTGTTCACACGTGCACACGATCAAGATTCAAAGTTCGTCGCATTGTCACATCCGTCGCACTGGTAGACCGGTTTGGCATTTTTGCGTGAACATGGCAAAAGCAGACAACCAGCTTTTTTGTTAAATCTGGTACGCTGAATTCAAACCTGTTGTCTAACAAGCAGTATTTtgttccaataacactttcaaacatgtcaaattaaataCCACTGGCCCAACTCTCAGTTCTATGTGAAAATCAAGCTCCTTGTCTTTCCATTCTCTATCTCCCTGAAGTACTCCAGCTATAATTATGCCAAATGATTCTGTCTCTCCATCTCATTAGACCTTAGCTTTGTTTTCCCATACATTTTGCCAAAAGCATTAACAATCAAGCTTGACATTCCATAGGTCAGTAGAATTTTCAGTACATTGACCTCAATGTTTcgtgtcaaaggctttcttgaagtcgatAAATGTAATGACAGGAGAGGGATTGCGTACTCAATGCAAGGATATGTCATACAGTTGTTCCTCCTATCCTGAATCCATTGTTTATGATTTATCTATATTTTTGAATTAAGTATGCTTTGTAACTTGGCTAAGTCAGAAATATGTCTCCCCATTTACACACATGTTCTCTACTACCTTGTGCAGACTCTTCTGACCTGGTCAATTATACCCACTCTATtatatggcgtgtccgtcctaaCAGCCTATATATTCTGGTATTGCTCAtatttcatcatattttgtcATAGTGTTTTGCTCATGACATCCCTACTAAATCTCTCCCATACATAATTCTTGTTTTGATCacttttgattattattggtcatatatttctttatattaTCATATGGTATCACCATATATTGTCTACGCAATTGTATTTCCAAAAGTGTTTCCTCCCTTGTTTTCCCTTCCCATGTCCATGTTTGTGATGATATAATAAATGCATATTT encodes the following:
- the LOC140158278 gene encoding uncharacterized protein is translated as MLSNLKTGTNQISVFASDFRPGSTAQCSFTYERTGSVVLTSTESSEEVVSSTQVPSTSQSPSYKVPSDPGNTLASNQMIIIYSGAGGGALLLIIIVILLVCIVKRNSERKRQRHRAQEQPESIPTSTRPTSLLDRTSEDPTAENMYQETALHASPNQSNQRNGQEPDLSYAYASVSINPSEDRHDPEWPPKESYEYATVTKNRSEMHNTSPNHSDERNRNEETPSTSRGRGAEITYDYASVPINRPKLGEPQSNQSEHIQGTRGGSGHPPEGTYSYATLPIHRPNGSEQKPVIGDRGEDEGWMDNSIYDITEGNDADNKNETEGWEENIAYVSSDR